A region of Necator americanus strain Aroian chromosome I, whole genome shotgun sequence DNA encodes the following proteins:
- a CDS encoding hypothetical protein (NECATOR_CHRI.G618.T2) has product MDRYPGGDENIPHILNGTVSNLPNMKCTLICFEEEPMNPVGCIYCKQLAGCHNDCARSGALESAAGRQSRRPKIGASKGSTSIITATFYRTASSAAAYAAVSSFTADSYCIFFGNDQAFRTERDMGIGSVKMPPPFAVEMSVVFNNRVVGMKVELVSREMICGPPNIFKKSWDSCCFYELKRFWFSQPRLSFEIGSSKKSKTKQRKSAEWGSCAICLDDEPVDPVGCVYCRQLVGCRSCANRWYNAGHLLPSPRERSTVNRPPTNNERCPLCRHEWSVHPEVKEMHRLKNSQDQKKNKKNK; this is encoded by the exons GTGTACTCTCATTTGTTTCGAGGAAGAACCAATGAATCCCGTTGGATGTATTTATTGTAAACAATTGGCTGGATGTCACAA tgactgcgctcgaagcggcgctttGGAGTCAGCAGCTGGAAGACAATCGAGAAGACCGAAGATTGGTGCTAGTAAGggttccacctcgatcataaccgctacgttctaccgcaccgcttcgagcgctgcgGCTTACGCAGCTGTGTCAAGCTTCACTGCGGACAGTTACTGTATATTCTTTGGAAACGATCAGGCTTTTAGAACAGAACGAGATATGGGGATTGGAA GTGTGAAAATGCCTCCGCCGTTTGCTGTGGAGATGTCCGTAGTGTTTAATAACCGAGTAGTCGGAATGAAGGTAGAATTGGTGAGTAGGGAGATGATTTGTGGACCTCCGaacatcttcaaaaaatcgtGGGACTCCTGTTGTTTTTACG AACTCAAACGTTTTTGGTTCAGCCAGCCAAGGTTGTCATTTGAGATAGGTTCCTCCAAGAAgtcgaaaacaaaacaaag AAAGAGTGCTGAATGGGGTTCCTGCGCGATTTGCCTCGACGACGAACCAGTCGATCCGGTCGGATGTGTCTATTGCAGGCAACTGGTTGGATGTCGTAG CTGCGCCAATCGCTGGTACAATGCAGGCCACCTTCTGCCGAGTCCTCGTGAGCGTTCTACTGTAAATAGACCTCCAACGAATAATGAACGTTGTCCTTTGTGTCGTCATGAGTGGAGCGTGCACCCAGAGGTAAAAGAAATGCATCGTCTCAAGAATAGCCAGgatcaaaagaagaacaagaagaataaGTAG
- a CDS encoding hypothetical protein (NECATOR_CHRI.G618.T1): MPPPFAVEMSVVFNNRVVGMKVELVSREMICGPPNIFKKSWDSCCFYELKRFWFSQPRLSFEIGSSKKSKTKQRKSAEWGSCAICLDDEPVDPVGCVYCRQLVGCRSCANRWYNAGHLLPSPRERSTVNRPPTNNERCPLCRHEWSVHPEVKEMHRLKNSQDQKKNKKNK, encoded by the exons ATGCCTCCGCCGTTTGCTGTGGAGATGTCCGTAGTGTTTAATAACCGAGTAGTCGGAATGAAGGTAGAATTGGTGAGTAGGGAGATGATTTGTGGACCTCCGaacatcttcaaaaaatcgtGGGACTCCTGTTGTTTTTACG AACTCAAACGTTTTTGGTTCAGCCAGCCAAGGTTGTCATTTGAGATAGGTTCCTCCAAGAAgtcgaaaacaaaacaaag AAAGAGTGCTGAATGGGGTTCCTGCGCGATTTGCCTCGACGACGAACCAGTCGATCCGGTCGGATGTGTCTATTGCAGGCAACTGGTTGGATGTCGTAG CTGCGCCAATCGCTGGTACAATGCAGGCCACCTTCTGCCGAGTCCTCGTGAGCGTTCTACTGTAAATAGACCTCCAACGAATAATGAACGTTGTCCTTTGTGTCGTCATGAGTGGAGCGTGCACCCAGAGGTAAAAGAAATGCATCGTCTCAAGAATAGCCAGgatcaaaagaagaacaagaagaataaGTAG